A genomic stretch from Coffea arabica cultivar ET-39 chromosome 10c, Coffea Arabica ET-39 HiFi, whole genome shotgun sequence includes:
- the LOC113713960 gene encoding uncharacterized protein, which translates to MANARTLRELAAPDLNQQPLCIIFPSLDDNTPFELKSSLIHLLPSFHGLPGEEPYKYLQEFDVVCNSMKLPSITEEQVKMRAFPFSLKDSAKNWLYYLPPGVLVNKTPRAAWELIEGIAKNSQQFDTREDVPIRKVNEVETSSIQQQLTDLTSFVRQLAVGNASQAKVCGICTGMGHSTEICPMIQEESAEQVNMIGHTPAPRKAYDP; encoded by the exons ATGGCTAATGCACGAACACTAAGGGAAttggctgctcctgatttaaatcagcagcctTTGTGCATTATTTTTCCAAGTTTAGATGATAACACTCCATTTGAATTAAAATCTAGTCTAATTCATCTCTTGCCATCATTTCATGGTTTACCAGGTGAAGAGCCGTATAAGTACTTGCAAGAGTTTGATGTAGTTTGCAACAGCATGAAACTCCCGAGCATTACAGAAGAGCAGGTTAAAATGAGGGCATTCCCCTTCTCCTTGAAGGACTCTGCAAAAAACTGGTTGTACTACCTACCACCAG GGGTTCTGGTGAACAAGACCCCTCGAGCAGCGTGGGAGCTAATTGAAGGAATAGCGAAGAATTCACAGCAATTTGATACAAGAGAAGATGTCCCGATACGCAAGGTGAATGAAGTAGAGACATCCTCTATCCAGCAGCAGCTGACTGATTTGACTTCTTTTGTTAGGCAGTTGGCTGTAGGAAATGCATCTCAGGCCAAGGTGTGCGGGATTTGTACTGGTATGGGTCATTCTACGGAGATATGTCCAATGATTCAAGAGGAAAGTGCAGAGCAAGTAAACATGATTGGTCACACGCCCGCGCCAAGAAAGGCCTATGACCCGTAG